The Sphaerochaeta sp. sequence CCACAGCAGTGACACCATCACCGGGAATGCCAAACGCAAGCATGGGGACCATTGCGCCTCCACACACTGCGTTGTTTGAGGATTCAGACGCTGCGATTCCTTCCAATGCACCGCTCCCGAATCGTTCCGGATGTTTCGAAGAACGTTGCGCTTCGGCATACGAGACAAACGAGGCCAATGATCCGCCAGCTCCAGGAAGGACACCAATAAAGAACCCGATCAATGAGCTTTTTATATAGGTTACTATCCCGATTTCCTTCAGGTCGGACCATCGAGGCAAGAAATCCTTCCTGTTGATCTTCATGTCTTTTACAGAATCACTGACCTTCTGGTATTCCCGATTCAACATTTCGCTTTGCGTAAGCACCTCGCTGATGGCAAACGAACCGATAACCACCGGGATGAATTCAATGCCTTCCATTAATACGACGGATCCAAACGTAAATCGCGCAGTAGGACTGAGCACCCCCATGCCGATCGTAGAGGAAACCATTCCGATGATGGTCATCACCAATGCTTTCTTCCAACCCTTCCCCTGCATGGCGCAGATGACAATGAACGCAAAGAGAACCAATGACGCTTTCCCTGGGGTTTTCACCAGCAATGCGGCTTTTACGGCGATCGGAGAAATTAAGATCAACAATAACACCCCGATCGTCCCACCAATCGCGGAAGCAAAGGATGCATGGCCAATTGCCATGGCACCTTTCCCTTGTCGCATCAACTGGTAGCCTTCCAACCCCGTCATACAGCTGGATGGAGCACCTGGAATATTAATCGTAATCGCTGTAATGCTGCCACCATACATCCCCGCCATATAAATGCCCATACACATACACAATGCAGTATTCATCTGCATGCTGTAGGTCATTGGCAGCAATAAAACGATGGCAAGCGTCGCCGTCAATCCAGGAATGATGGCGAAAATCAGTCCAATGAAGAACCCAAGGACCAACGCCAAAAAATTCTGCAACTGAAACAACACGGCGAATCCAGAGAATATTTGACCAAACGTGGACATTGC is a genomic window containing:
- a CDS encoding tripartite tricarboxylate transporter permease, with translation MTATLAIVLLLPMTYSMQMNTALCMCMGIYMAGMYGGSITAITINIPGAPSSCMTGLEGYQLMRQGKGAMAIGHASFASAIGGTIGVLLLILISPIAVKAALLVKTPGKASLVLFAFIVICAMQGKGWKKALVMTIIGMVSSTIGMGVLSPTARFTFGSVVLMEGIEFIPVVIGSFAISEVLTQSEMLNREYQKVSDSVKDMKINRKDFLPRWSDLKEIGIVTYIKSSLIGFFIGVLPGAGGSLASFVSYAEAQRSSKHPERFGSGALEGIAASESSNNAVCGGAMVPMLAFGIPGDGVTAVVLGVLMVYGIVPGPDILTRQMHLVTPMYAALLIAACVLIPVSLMLFGPYYIKIVRINRIVLYSSIALIAIIGAYAATSSIFQIVVAVVIGIIVYFMRKEKYPAVTLILGALLGPMFEGYFRRSLSISKNNLAIFLEPDSLAFLLLTVFFVLFLTKFNKKEKQC